DNA sequence from the Xenopus tropicalis strain Nigerian chromosome 4, UCB_Xtro_10.0, whole genome shotgun sequence genome:
TTTCACTTGTTTGCCCTTGTGATGAGGCAGCTCTCTCATCCTAAGTGTAATCTTTGTTTTGTCATGCAGGTTCTGAGCAAGGGGCACAAGAGGCAGCAGCAACTTTGCAAAGTCGAATAGGAAAGGTAACAGATGTGGTGTCCTCACTGGGGTTCAGCTGGTGGCAGGGTGGCCCTCCACACATGCAGTCATTGCAGGAGCTGCAAAAGGTATGATCAGCATGGGATAGCATGCCTGATACAAGCACAGTGAGCGGTGTTATACCTGGACTTGCAACTTTAGCTAATGCTGGTTTCACTATAAATGTTGCTTGTAAAGAAACCTTAGTACAAGAAAATAAATATCTGAGTCAAATATTAATGATTTTTGTGTCCAAGTTAATAGCTGAAAAGGAATCACCTAACTGGAAATGGCTTCTACTCCTAATTTGTTTGTAGGTGCTGGAGACCCTCCTTCTCAGTACATTCACTGCCTGGAAAGCTTTCTTCCCTCTAGTGAAGGATAATCCAGATGGCACCTATTCCTTCATTACAGGCATGGGCATTcctatacttttttttacatacagtcAGTTGCAAAAATTTCTGATCCCTAGATAAAGTAAATCATCTTTTTTCTATTGGATAAACTAAATGGGCAGATAATTATGGATCCATCTGAACTGAGGTGTTTTGAGAGTGGGGTAATTGCATGTTAAGGGTAAAGGGGTGTGATGGCAGCACATAATTATTATGGCTTCCTGACACACCACTATTATTTAGTTAACCCTGTATCACAAAATGTTAACATCACACCCAATTGTTGATTTTTAAATTAACAGATTATAGTTATGCATGATaatgaaataactaaagaacATTGATGAACGAATTCCACTAAACATATAACTCTCTTACTATCACAGGGGGTGCTGGAGAACGCCTGCTGATGCCAGGTACAGGATTCCTAACTTTGGGTGCAGCAGGGGCCCTGGCCTTTTCCCAGGTTGTTCGTGAGGAATATCCAGATGTTCCATGTAAATTAAATGAGGTgtgtgctaaataaaaaaaatgtgtgggtTAGCGGATCTGGCCAGAGAAGAGAAATAGAACTGGTCCAGAAATTCTGTTAATTCTGAATCATTATATTGCTGCCACAAGGGAAAAATGCCTgaattacagtattcctttaaaagttTTACACAATGTTATATATCAGTAGCATCATAAGGTTTCACCTGAACACAAACAGTTAATTATAAAGCTTTGTAGCAGATATACTAATACATTTGACATTATCCAATGGAGTTTCCTATGcagagttttatttatttattcattttctgccCAAGATAGTCTTGCCTACTGCTTTCATTTTTGTTAAAAGCTAACCCCTACAGCCTTCACCAACAGATGGAGCTCTCCAAGGGTGCCTGGACTGAGAGAGTCTGGCAGCCTTGGGGGTTAATAGACAAAACATCTTACCTAACCCCcacactgctttaaaggaacagtaacaccaaaaaatgaaagagctttaaagtaataaatatataatgcactgttgccctgcactggtaaaactggtgtgtttgctacagtaacactactataattgatataataagctgctgtgtagccactggggcagccattcaagctagaaaaaaggagaaaaggcacaggttacatagcagataacagataagttctgtagaatacaatagtgttttatctgttatctgctatgtgcctgtgccttttctcctttgaatggctgcctccatggctacatagcagcttatttatataaattatagtagactttctgaagtaaacacacaacttttaccagtgcagggcagcagcacattatattttagttacttttatacactttcattctttggtgttactgttcctttaagaagcatTGTGATATCAAAACAAGTCTTTTagcctttcaatttttttttctagaaatccaaaaaaagttAATAATTAAATGTATAGGAAACATTctcatattttcattttgttttctttatccgGCAGATAAAGATCAACATGGGGGTGGCCACACCAGAACGACTTGGTCCTGGATATGTCAGTCATCTGGAGGTTGGAGAAGCTATAGCAACGGTAGTAGAGAAAAGGCATGTTTCGCATACTGTGCTGTGCGTCAATTCTACCACGGACCTTAAAACCCTTATCTTGGAAGGAAAGCTGTAATATATGGGACAGATTCGACATTATGACATAACCAGTCACCCTTGCTAAATATCCCTGCTCTCCCAGTGTGAAAAATTCAGGCACAGCTGCCAATACATCATACTTCCTTCTATGAACTGTACAAAATGACAACATCTTATCCAAATCTGGCTAAATGACAGAGAGCTCCAAATAATGtctggatggccatctcccatagacttcattttaatcaaatacttcaaaTTTTTAAAGCAGGTTTAAAGTATGGTGAGAAGTATGGAAGAATCCCTTATGTGAAAAAGCCCatgtcttgagcattctggataacaggtcccatacctgtatattgcttTTAATGTTCTCGTGTGTAAAGGTTGTTCTTTTATAATGACTCCCTAGTACTATACCTAACAGACATCTTTTTACAATCACTCTTAGCAGCTAATCACAGCAATGTTTATTGATGACAATTTATCTATAACACACGTTTGTGATATCTGAAATGAATGCAGTTTACATAGGACACGATCCCTTGTCTAGCTATAGGCATAATCCAACTCCCCCTTATCTGACT
Encoded proteins:
- the LOC100489732 gene encoding uncharacterized protein LOC100489732 isoform X1, coding for MSSSQRLVLVLGGAGTVGSGIVKCLLQKGFRVAVISRDASRLEKIKSFVPVPCKENLYTLLGDVGSEQGAQEAAATLQSRIGKVTDVVSSLGFSWWQGGPPHMQSLQELQKVLETLLLSTFTAWKAFFPLVKDNPDGTYSFITGGAGERLLMPGTGFLTLGAAGALAFSQVVREEYPDVPCKLNEIKINMGVATPERLGPGYVSHLEVGEAIATVVEKRHVSHTVLCVNSTTDLKTLILEGKL
- the LOC100489732 gene encoding uncharacterized protein LOC100489732 isoform X2 — encoded protein: MSSSQRLVLVLGGAGTVGSGIVKCLLQKGFRVAVISRDASRLEKIKSFVPVPCKENLYTLLGDVGSEQGAQEAAATLQSRIGKVLETLLLSTFTAWKAFFPLVKDNPDGTYSFITGGAGERLLMPGTGFLTLGAAGALAFSQVVREEYPDVPCKLNEIKINMGVATPERLGPGYVSHLEVGEAIATVVEKRHVSHTVLCVNSTTDLKTLILEGKL